The Kribbella sp. HUAS MG21 genome includes the window CCTCCTCCACCGCCTTCATCAGCGACTCCGGTCCGCAGCAGTAGACCGCAGTACCAGGGGCGACCTCACGCAGCAGCCCGGCCAGGTCCGGTCGTGGTGTCTCGTCCGCGGGCAGCAGCGTCACGCGTTCGTCCTGGGTAAGCTCGGTCGCGTAGGCCATTGAGGCCCGCGACCGGCCGCGGTACACCAGCCGCCAGTTGTCGCGCGCGTCGAGCATCGGCAGGAACGGCGTGATTCCGATGCCCCCGGCAACGAACAGGTACGACGGCGCGTCGACGAGCGGGAACTTGTTCCGGGGCCCGCGCATCCCGATCCGGGTCCCCGGCGTCAACCGGTGGAGCTCCGCGGACCCGCCGCGGCCGTCGGGCTCGCGCAGGACCGTGACGACGTACCCGCCGTCGCGCTCGCCGGCGATCGAGTACTGCCGGACCAGACCTGAGGGCAGCACGAGGTCGACGTGCGCGCCGGGCTCCCACGGCGGCAGCTGGCCGTTGACCGGGCGCAGGGTCAGCTCGACCGTGTCCTTCGCGACCTGGGCGACGTGCGTGACCTTGACGTTCCGCCGGTCACCGGAGCGGCGTCCCCATCGTGTCTTGCCGCCGGGTTTGTAGAGCGACAGCAGCATGGCCGCGACCAGGCTCAGCAGTGGCAGGCCGAATCCCGCGACGACGACGGCACCGCCGGCCTGGAGTTCCGCCGTACTGCCGCCGCTCGCGGCCAGTGCCTCCGCCTGCTCGATCACCGCGCCGACCGAGTCCTCGACGTACGCGAACGCCGAGAGCAGGATCGCGAACGAGATCACCAGCTTGGCGGCGACCCAGCGGTACCGGATCAGGCCCCAGCGGGTGGTCAGCCCGAGCGCGAGCCCGGTGAGTGTGGTGGCGAAGTTGGCCCACGGCAGCAGCGTGATGTCGAACTGCGACACCAGCCCGTAGACGACGACCGCGGTGTCCAGGTCGTCGGTCGTCAGCCCGATCACGGACAGCGTGACGACCGCGCAGGTGATCCCGACCCAGGCCGCGGCGCTGATCGCGTGGGCCGCGACGAGTGCCCGGTGCGGACCGCGGCGCAACTGACCCGCGATCGACGCCAGCACTGGTACGGCGATCCAGCAGCAGAACATCACCAGGATGTCGCCGACCAGGAAGCCGAGCGCGACCGTCAGCAGCACCTGCAGCCAGCCGAGGCCGAGCAGGACCCGCCGGGGCGTGCCGGGCAGCAGTGAGAGCAGCAGGCCCAGCGTGAAGACGATGAGCGCGAGCAGCATCAGCAGCGGCTCGCGCCATTCCGGTACGCGCAGCGGGAAGAGCGGCGGGAGCAGCGAGAACACGACGGCCAGCGCCGCGTAGGTGAACAGGGCAATCCGAGCTTTGGCCATGACGGGCCACCTCCGAGTAGTCAGCATCGACTAGTCGATAGTGACTACTCAGGTGAGCGGCCGGCATCAGGTCTTGTCCCCACTCGTCCCTGAAACGGGCTAAGAAGAAGGCCGGGCCCCCGGCGAGTTGGGGGCCCGGCCGATCAGGCGCTGGACCTAGGACTGGGTCGCGCGGCGGAACTCCTCGTTCGGAGTCTGCAGGCTGCCGAGGCTGGTCACCTCGCGGCGGAAGAACAGGGCCAGCGTCCAGTCGAGGATGACCCGCGCCTTCCGGTTGAGGGTGGGTACCCGGGACACGTGGTACGTCCGGTGCAGGAACCAGGCCAGCCAGCCCTTCACCTTCACGCCGTACAGCTGGGCGACGCCCTTGTGCAGGCCGAGGCTCGCGACCGAGCCGACGTACTTGTGCTTGTAGTCCTGCGGCGGCTGCCCGTCGACGACCCGGAGGATGTTCGCGGCCAGCCGGTTCGCCTGCCGGACCGCGTGCTGCGCGTTCGGGGCGCAGTACGCACCGGTCTCGCTGGTCAGGTCCGGTACGGCGGCGTTGTCACCGGCGGTCCAGGCGTCGTCGACGCCCTCGATCCGCAGGTTCGGCAGCGTCTTGATCCGGCCCTTCTCGTCGAGCGGGAAGTCGGTCGCGGCGAGCGCCGGGTTCGCCTTCACGCCGGCGGTCCAGACGATCGTGTCGGCGTCGAACTCCTCGCCGTCGCTGAGGATCACGTGGCCCTTCTCGCAGGACTCCAGCCGGGTCTCCAGGCGGATGTCCATGTTCCGCTTGCGAAGCTGGTCCACCGTGTACTTGCCGAGATCGGTGCCGACCTCGGGGAGGATCCGGTTGGTCGCCTCGACGAGCACCCAGCGCATGTCCTCGGGCTTGATGTTGTCGTAGTAGCGGGTGGCGTAGCGGGCCATGTCCTCGAGCTCCGCGAACGCCTCCACGCCGGCGTACCCGCCGCCGACGAAGACGAAGGTCAGCGCGGACTTGCGCAGCGCCGGGTCGGGCTGCGACGACGCGACGTCGAGCCGGTCCAGGACCTTGTTGCGCAGCGCGATGGCCTCTTCGACGTTCTTGAACCCGGTGGCCTCCTCGGCCAGGCCCGGGATCGGCAGCGTGCGGGCGATCGAGCCGAGCGCGACGACGACCTGGTCGTAGGCGAGCTCGTACTCCGGGCCCTCTTCCGGCAGCACCTTGGCGACCTTGTGGGCGTGGTCGATACCGGTCACCCGGCCGGTCACCACCCGGCAGCCCTTGAGGGTCTTGCGCAGCGGCACCACGACGTGCCGCGGCTCCACCGATCCGGCCGCGGCCTCGGGCAGGAACGGCTGGTAGGTCATCACCGAACGCGGGTCGACCACGGTCACCCGGATCCGGCCCTTGCGGGCGGCACGGCGCAGGCCGTACGCCGTGTACATCCCGACGTAACCGCCTCCGACGACGAGGATGTGCGGCACCTGGGCTGTCATGCGGTTCACTCTCCCTGAGTGGATCTCCGACTTCATGTCCACTTCAACGCTAAGGGCTCGTGAAAGATTTCACAAACCCTCCCGGGAGTGATCTCACCCATCGAACATCCCCCGTCCGGGGGGAGCTTGCGGGGGTCGCGGCTACTGCGCCGGCAGGCGGTAGACGGAGACGTGCGACGGGGAGTCGGCGGTGAATGGCGAGCCGCTCCAGTCGGCGTGGCGGGACTCGAGCGTGAAGCCGGCCAGTTGGGCCATCAGGTCGAGTTCGGCGGGCCAGATGTAGCGGTGCGGCGTACGGTCGAGGCGTGCCGCGGTGCCCTCGCCGAAGTGGAAGTGGTGCGAGACCACGAGTTGGCGGAGTACGTCGTACGTGTCCAGGAGGATGTAGCCGGGATCGTTGACGCCGACAGTCGCGGGCGTGCCGGGCGGGAGGCGGCGGAGCTCGGGGACCCAGAGCTCGATCACGAACCGGCCGCCGGGGGAGAGGTGCCGGGCGGCGTTCCGGAAGCAGGCGACCTGTTCTTCCTGGGTGAGCAGGTTCGAGATCGTGTTGAACACGAGGTAGACGAGCGCGAACTCGCCCGGCGCCCGCGCGGTCGCCATGTCGCCGGCGACGACCGGGATCTGCTCCTCGCCGACCTTGGTGCGCAACTGCTCCAGCATCGCCGTCGACAACTCGATGCCACTCACCGGCACACCACGCTCGGCCAACGGCACCGCGACCCGCCCGGTCCCGATCGCGAACTCGAGCGCCCGCCCACCACTGGCCAACTCCACCAGCCGCTCCACGGTCGGCCCAAGCACTTCGGCCGCGAATGCCCCGACTCCGGGTGTGTCATACCGCCCGGCCACATCAGCATTCCAGATCCGGTTCTGCTCGACGTCCTTGGACCATTGCAGGACGTCCTCGGCGCCGTCCTCGCCGATCTTCACGAAGCCGAGCCGGTCGTACAGGCGGCGTGCGTCCGGGTTGTCCCGTTCAACCTGCAGTTGCAGCGGTACGCCGGTTCGCGCGGCCTCGGACCTCAGCTCGGTGATGATCGCCGTACCGATGCCGCGATCCTGGACGTCGGGGTGCAGTTGGATGCCGTTCAGTTCGACCGCGTCCGGCGTACGGCTGACGCGGAGTCGCCCGGCGCGGCGACCGCCGACTTCGACGACGTACAGCTCGGTCGTCGGGTCGTCGATCGACTCGCGGCTCCAGTCCTCGAACCCGGACCGCCACGCGGCTTCGTCGAAGTCCGCGGCCGGGCGCCCCCGCGCCCTGGTCGCGGCGAGTGTGACGTCGGCCAGGAACCCGACGTCGGCGGCAGTGGCCGGTCGAACGCTGTACATGCGTCTCAAGCTAAGCGGACGGATCGCGATCGACCACCGGGTTTAACAGGTCCGCGCCGAACTGACCGCCGTACTCCGCATCGAAGGCGCCAAGTTCGTTGCCGCCAGCAATCAGCCGCACGCGCCGCGGCTCAACCCCGACGGCTCCGTGACACGCGGCTCCCACGTCCTCAAGGTCGAACGCGACGGCCTCCCCACCAACGCCGAGATCGACCTCCCCGTCCAGCACGCCGGCCGGCCCCACGGCCACTTCCTCCTCACCGCCGCCACCCACATCGCCCGCCCCGACCTCGAACAACGCCTGGTAGCCGTAGCCCTCGCCGACCAGGTGGGCGCCGCCCTCTCCTCCCAGAACCCCACCCAGAGCCACCGCTGACCGGAATTCATCGGAAGCCGATTGAGTTTTGCAACCTGTCGTTTTCGTGGGGTTTCGGTTGGGGAACATCGGAGGGATTCTCAGATGTTGTTAAGGGTGGGACCGTAGTATCTCGATACGGCCCCGGATGTGGGTCAACAGGAGGAAGAGATGCAGAGCAGTAACCCGGTGCTGAACCGGTCGAGTGCGTTCGCGCCTGGCCAGGGCCAGGCCTATCCGGGGGCCGCTCCGTACGGTCAGCCGGGCCCCTACGGCTACGGCGGATCGGGTATGCCGCCGCAGCAGTACCAGGGCGCTCCGGCCGCGAGCCGCCCCATGACGCTGGACGACGTGATCGTGAAGACCGCGATCACCCTCGGGGTGGTCGTGGCCACCGCCGCGCTGGCGTGGTGGCGGATTCCGGACACGCTGGTCACACCCGCGTTCCTGGCCGGTGCGCTGGTCGGGTTCGCGCTCGCCATGGTGCTGTCGTTCTCCCGCAAGGTGAACCCGGTCCTGGTGATGCTGTACGCCGCCGCCGAGGGTGTGTTCCTCGGGATCGGCAGCAAGTTCATCGCCAACTGGGTCGGTGACCCCGGCATCATCGTGCAGGCCATCCTGGCCACGATGGTGACGGCCGGCCTGACGCTGGCGACGTACAAGTACTTCGCGATCAAGGTGACGCCGAAGTTCACCAAGATGGTCGTCATCGGCACGATGGGCTTCGCCGGCGTGCTGCTGATCAACCTGCTGCTGAGCCTGTTCGGCGTCAACACCGGGATCAGCGGCTTCGGCCCGATGGGCCTGCTGTTCGCCGCCCTCGGTGCCGGCCTCGCGGTGTTCAACCTGATCCTCGACTTCGACATGGTCGAGCAGGGCGTCAAGCACGGCGCCCCGCAGAACGAGGCCTGGCGCGCAGCCTTCGGCCTGACCGTCACCCTGGTCTGGCTGTACTGGAACATCCTGCGCATCCTCGCCATCCTCCGCGGCAGCGACTGACAACCAGAGCACCACGACCAACAGAAGGGCCGGCCCAGGTGGACCGGCCCTTCTGTCGTTCTCGCTACTTCGACCAGACCTCGACCCGGGCGCCCCACTGCTCCGGGGTCCACCAGTTGTCGGTGTACTCCTGCACATAGATCGCGTTCAGGCCGTACGTCTTCTCGCTGACGTCGAACGCCTTCAGATGGTTCGCCCCGCACTTCCCGTCGGTGTTGTTGGTGATGTACTTCGCCTTGTCGTTGCCGATCAACGGGTAGTCGAAGACGATCTTCAGTGCGGCGTTGCGGTTGTCGCACTTGTCGTCGCGCACCCACCCGTTCACCCGTGCCTTCTCGCCGTACGGCACCGTGACGTCACCCCAGGCCGACGCGCCGTCGATGCCGTACGTCTCGAAGTGTGTCTGCCCGCCGACCTTGGCGGGCGCCGGTGCGCCGCTGGCGGTGAGCACCCCAGCGGCCAGGAAACCTACCAAGCAGACCAGCCCCACGCCGATCCGCCACTGCCGAGAGGATGTCATGACGGCAGGCTAATGACTACACCGTGTCAGCACAATATTACTTTTCGTGCAGTTCTGTTCCGGACGTTGATCGTCCGGATGTGGCTCTAGCCTGGACGGATGACAGCTATTTGGTACGACGCTCCCTCGCATGCTGCAGGTGCTGCGCTCGTGGCTCGGCTGGGTGGGGTGGCTGCTGAGCTGCGGCAGCTTGGTGTACGCGTGCGGGCGCCGCAGGAGCAGGCGACCCACGCGGCGCGGGAGCTCGGGTTGGTGGCGAATCCGGCTGGACTGCAGCGCCTCGGTGTGGTGGTCGAGACGATGAATCCGCCGGCGGTGCGGGCGTTCTGGGAGACCGTGCTCGGGTATGAGCAGACCGCGGACGGCCTCGCGGATCCGCTCCAGCGGGATCCAGCGTTTTCCGTACGGCGTCTCGCCGAGCCGCGGCCGTTGCGCAACCGGATCCACGTCGACGTCGTCCGCCCGGAGGCGGCTGTACTCCGCGCGCGGGAGACGACGGGCCGGGAACCGACCGGTCCGTTCGGCGTGATGTTGCCCGACGACGAGGGGAACGAGGTCGACCTGGTGCCGGGCGGAACGCTGCCCGGGACGACCGATTGGCAGACCCTCTTCGGGGCGATGACCTTCTACCGGACCACCACGCCTGAGGAAGCGAGCCGGTTCGTCACCACGGTCGCCGAACTGGCCGACAACGCGGAGGTGCCGCTGATGCTGGACGTCCGGCCGGAGGGTGTCGTGGTGGACAGCGGCAAGGACCGGTGGGAGGACGGAGACAGCGCGGACCCGAAGTTCGTCGCGCTGGCCCAGCAGATCGAGACCGCGGCGAAAGACCTCGGACTACGCGCCGACCCGGCGCCCCTGCGCTTCGTGCAGTTCGGCATCGACGCGATCGACATACCGGCCGTGCGGGCATTCTGGGCCGCGCTGCTGGGCTACGTGGAGGACGAGCGGCCGTACCTCTCGGACCTCTACGATCCGCGCCGGCTGAACCCGGTGCTGTTCTTCCAGCAGCTGGACGAACCTCGCGAGCAGCGCAACCGGATCCGCTTCGAGCTCGCCGTCCCGGATCGGGCGCGGAAACTCGAGACGGCGCTGGCGGCGGGCGGCCGGGTCCGGTCCGAAAACCCTTACCTGCTGGCCGATCCGGAGGGAAACGAAGTACTGCTCACAACGTGAAAGACCCGCCCCTCCACCTGAAGGGGCAGGTCTTTCCGATTGTCTCCTTTGCGGCTCAGCCCATTCGCCGGTGCGCTTTGACCAGGTCGTACTCGTGGACGATGGCCGTGGCGTGCCCGTGCGCGAGCGTGTACTCGCTGGAGAGCCATCGCACTCTGTCGTCGAAGCGCAGGAACGACGGTCCGTCGTTCATCAGCTGGAACCACTCGGTCATTGGGCGTCCGGTACATCTGGGCACGGCCTCCACCAAACGCCGATGCGTCTCCTCGGAGTGGTTCAAGCCCATCTTCGCCTCCCGTCATCGGGGTACCGCGTAGTTATCGACTGTGCACCAACCGGACGCCCGGAGGCAAGACTCCCGACAGGAAAGTCGCCGCTCAGCGGACGCGCAAACCCTGCGGCTATTGGCCGACCGGCACGCTTTCCGGATTTTCCGGAACGTTCTCGCCGGCGTTTTCCTCGACCCGGTCGACCTCTGCGCGCGGATGCCGGCGGCGGTGCCGGAGGGCCGCCCAGCGGCCGCGCGGACCGCGGGAACGGCCGCCGACCTCGGTCGCCGCGACCTCCGTGCCGGCCTGTCGCGCGGCCTGCGCGGCGGCCTCCGCGATCGGCAGGATCGCCTCGCCGCGGAACGGCTCCGGGTGCACGAACGACTCCGCCCCGAGGCGCATCGCGGCCGCCACCGACGGCAGCAGCGCGGCCGACGCGGCGGCGTACCCGGTCGCCGACGGGTGGAAGTTGTCCCGGCCCCACATCGACGGGTTGGTCCGGAACACCTCGCCGAGCAGCGAGCCGAGTGACACGGAGCGGCCGCCTGCTTCGACGACGGCGATCGTCTGCGCGGCGGCCAGCCGGTGGCTCCAGGACCGGGCGACCCACCGCAGCGGCGGCACGATCGGCCGGACCACCCCGAGGTCGGGGCAGGTGCCCACCACCACCTCGCAGTTCGCGGCGCGCAACCGGCGAACGGCGGCGGACAGCAGCCGCACGGACGTCGACGGCGGCATCTTGGCCTTCACGTCGTTCGCCCCGATCAGGATCACCGCGACATGCGGCCCGGCCAGCAGCGCGGTGTCCACCTGCGCCGCGAGGTCGGTCGACTTCGCGCCGGTCTTGGACACGTCGACCAGCCGGACCGGCCGTTCGGCGATGTCGGCCAGCCCCGAGGCCAGCAGCACCCCCGGCGTCTCGTCGGGCGAGTCGGTGCCGTACCCCGCGGCACTCGAGTCGCCGAGCATGGCGAACGTGATCGGATGTCCCGGATACCGGCCGTACAGACCGTTGCCCGGAGTCGGGTAGTAGCGCATCGGTCCGATCACGCGCTTCGCGTACTCGGCCTCAGCGGTCAGTACGCCGTACAACGTGGCACCGATGAGTCCGAGTCCCCCGCCCCCGAAGGCTGCGGCCTGGGCCAGCTTCTTGGCTGCCCTGGCTCTACTCATGCCTCCAAGGATTACACGCAGTTACGGCGACGCAAGTGAAAATAGGGCAAAGCGTCCCGTATCACTACAGTAAAGATGTGCGCTACGCAGACTCTCTCCTGGACCTGGTCGGCAACACCCCGCTCGTGAAGCTGGGGAGGACCACCGACGGGGCCAGACCCCTGGTGCTCGCCAAGGTCGAGTACTTCAACCCGGGCGGCTCGGTGAAGGACCGGATCGCGGTCCGGATGGTCGAGGCCGCCGAGGCCTCCGGCGAACTGAAGCCCGGCGGCACGATCGTCGAGCCGACCTCCGGCAACACCGGCGTCGGCCTGGCGATGGTGGCCCAGCAGAAGGGCTACAAGTGCGTCTTCGTCTGCCCGGACAAGGTCAGCGAGGACAAGCGCAACGTGCTCAAGGCGTACGGCGCCGAGGTGGTTGTCTGCCCGACCGCGGTCGCGCCGGAGCACCCGGACTCGTACTACAACGTCTCCGACCGCCTGGTCCGCGAGATCCCGGGCGCCTGGAAGCCGAACCAGTACGCGAACCAGAACAACCCGCGCTCGCACTACGAGACCACCGGTCCCGAGCTGTGGGAGCAGACTGAGGGGAAGATCACGCACTTCGTCGCGGGCGTCGGCACCGGCGGCACGATCAGCGGCACCGGCAAGTACCTCAAGGAGGTCTCGAACGGGAAGGTGCAGATCATCGGCGCCGACCCGGAAGGCTCGGTGTACTCCGGCGGCACCGGCCGGCCGTACCTGGTCGAGGGCGTCGGCGAGGACTTCTGGCCGGAGACGTACGACCGCGAGATCTGCGACCGCGTCATCGAGGTGTCGGACGCGGACTCGTTCGCGTTCACCCGGCGGCTGGCCCGCGAGGAGGCCATGCTGGTCGGCGGCTCGGCCGGGATGGCGGCTGCGGCCGCGGTCCGGCTGGCGCACGAGCTCGACGAC containing:
- a CDS encoding VOC family protein; this translates as MTAIWYDAPSHAAGAALVARLGGVAAELRQLGVRVRAPQEQATHAARELGLVANPAGLQRLGVVVETMNPPAVRAFWETVLGYEQTADGLADPLQRDPAFSVRRLAEPRPLRNRIHVDVVRPEAAVLRARETTGREPTGPFGVMLPDDEGNEVDLVPGGTLPGTTDWQTLFGAMTFYRTTTPEEASRFVTTVAELADNAEVPLMLDVRPEGVVVDSGKDRWEDGDSADPKFVALAQQIETAAKDLGLRADPAPLRFVQFGIDAIDIPAVRAFWAALLGYVEDERPYLSDLYDPRRLNPVLFFQQLDEPREQRNRIRFELAVPDRARKLETALAAGGRVRSENPYLLADPEGNEVLLTT
- a CDS encoding bifunctional GNAT family N-acetyltransferase/class I SAM-dependent methyltransferase, encoding MYSVRPATAADVGFLADVTLAATRARGRPAADFDEAAWRSGFEDWSRESIDDPTTELYVVEVGGRRAGRLRVSRTPDAVELNGIQLHPDVQDRGIGTAIITELRSEAARTGVPLQLQVERDNPDARRLYDRLGFVKIGEDGAEDVLQWSKDVEQNRIWNADVAGRYDTPGVGAFAAEVLGPTVERLVELASGGRALEFAIGTGRVAVPLAERGVPVSGIELSTAMLEQLRTKVGEEQIPVVAGDMATARAPGEFALVYLVFNTISNLLTQEEQVACFRNAARHLSPGGRFVIELWVPELRRLPPGTPATVGVNDPGYILLDTYDVLRQLVVSHHFHFGEGTAARLDRTPHRYIWPAELDLMAQLAGFTLESRHADWSGSPFTADSPSHVSVYRLPAQ
- a CDS encoding PDR/VanB family oxidoreductase; this translates as MAKARIALFTYAALAVVFSLLPPLFPLRVPEWREPLLMLLALIVFTLGLLLSLLPGTPRRVLLGLGWLQVLLTVALGFLVGDILVMFCCWIAVPVLASIAGQLRRGPHRALVAAHAISAAAWVGITCAVVTLSVIGLTTDDLDTAVVVYGLVSQFDITLLPWANFATTLTGLALGLTTRWGLIRYRWVAAKLVISFAILLSAFAYVEDSVGAVIEQAEALAASGGSTAELQAGGAVVVAGFGLPLLSLVAAMLLSLYKPGGKTRWGRRSGDRRNVKVTHVAQVAKDTVELTLRPVNGQLPPWEPGAHVDLVLPSGLVRQYSIAGERDGGYVVTVLREPDGRGGSAELHRLTPGTRIGMRGPRNKFPLVDAPSYLFVAGGIGITPFLPMLDARDNWRLVYRGRSRASMAYATELTQDERVTLLPADETPRPDLAGLLREVAPGTAVYCCGPESLMKAVEEAMPEHLTLYTERFVPTERSAAAEPFEAVLQRSGVVVQVPSERSLLDAIHEVDPTLDAACEDGICGSCEVRVLGGVPEHRDDVLQNHERDRTDVMYPCVSRAKGRRIVLDV
- a CDS encoding Bax inhibitor-1/YccA family protein; translated protein: MQSSNPVLNRSSAFAPGQGQAYPGAAPYGQPGPYGYGGSGMPPQQYQGAPAASRPMTLDDVIVKTAITLGVVVATAALAWWRIPDTLVTPAFLAGALVGFALAMVLSFSRKVNPVLVMLYAAAEGVFLGIGSKFIANWVGDPGIIVQAILATMVTAGLTLATYKYFAIKVTPKFTKMVVIGTMGFAGVLLINLLLSLFGVNTGISGFGPMGLLFAALGAGLAVFNLILDFDMVEQGVKHGAPQNEAWRAAFGLTVTLVWLYWNILRILAILRGSD
- a CDS encoding DUF4287 domain-containing protein encodes the protein MTEWFQLMNDGPSFLRFDDRVRWLSSEYTLAHGHATAIVHEYDLVKAHRRMG
- a CDS encoding cystathionine beta-synthase, whose translation is MRYADSLLDLVGNTPLVKLGRTTDGARPLVLAKVEYFNPGGSVKDRIAVRMVEAAEASGELKPGGTIVEPTSGNTGVGLAMVAQQKGYKCVFVCPDKVSEDKRNVLKAYGAEVVVCPTAVAPEHPDSYYNVSDRLVREIPGAWKPNQYANQNNPRSHYETTGPELWEQTEGKITHFVAGVGTGGTISGTGKYLKEVSNGKVQIIGADPEGSVYSGGTGRPYLVEGVGEDFWPETYDREICDRVIEVSDADSFAFTRRLAREEAMLVGGSAGMAAAAAVRLAHELDDPEAVIVVLLPDGGRGYLTKVFNDDWLAQYGFLAHARQGATLGDILAGKDGSLPPLVHTHPHETVAEAIAILREYGVSQMPVVRAEPPVMAAEVAGAVSERTLMDALYSGKARLADMVEQHMDPALPSLGAGEPVTKAVELLEGRDALMVLDDGKPVGVLTRQDLLVHLSVD
- a CDS encoding SGNH/GDSL hydrolase family protein translates to MSRARAAKKLAQAAAFGGGGLGLIGATLYGVLTAEAEYAKRVIGPMRYYPTPGNGLYGRYPGHPITFAMLGDSSAAGYGTDSPDETPGVLLASGLADIAERPVRLVDVSKTGAKSTDLAAQVDTALLAGPHVAVILIGANDVKAKMPPSTSVRLLSAAVRRLRAANCEVVVGTCPDLGVVRPIVPPLRWVARSWSHRLAAAQTIAVVEAGGRSVSLGSLLGEVFRTNPSMWGRDNFHPSATGYAAASAALLPSVAAAMRLGAESFVHPEPFRGEAILPIAEAAAQAARQAGTEVAATEVGGRSRGPRGRWAALRHRRRHPRAEVDRVEENAGENVPENPESVPVGQ
- a CDS encoding NAD(P)/FAD-dependent oxidoreductase, with amino-acid sequence MTAQVPHILVVGGGYVGMYTAYGLRRAARKGRIRVTVVDPRSVMTYQPFLPEAAAGSVEPRHVVVPLRKTLKGCRVVTGRVTGIDHAHKVAKVLPEEGPEYELAYDQVVVALGSIARTLPIPGLAEEATGFKNVEEAIALRNKVLDRLDVASSQPDPALRKSALTFVFVGGGYAGVEAFAELEDMARYATRYYDNIKPEDMRWVLVEATNRILPEVGTDLGKYTVDQLRKRNMDIRLETRLESCEKGHVILSDGEEFDADTIVWTAGVKANPALAATDFPLDEKGRIKTLPNLRIEGVDDAWTAGDNAAVPDLTSETGAYCAPNAQHAVRQANRLAANILRVVDGQPPQDYKHKYVGSVASLGLHKGVAQLYGVKVKGWLAWFLHRTYHVSRVPTLNRKARVILDWTLALFFRREVTSLGSLQTPNEEFRRATQS